A single region of the Lotus japonicus ecotype B-129 chromosome 4, LjGifu_v1.2 genome encodes:
- the LOC130711866 gene encoding serine/threonine-protein phosphatase PP2A catalytic subunit-like: MPSHADLDRQIEHLMECKPLPEQEVKALCDQARAILVEEWNVQPVKCPVTVCGDIHGQFYDLIELFRIGGSAPDTNYLFMGDYVDRGYYSVETVSLLVALKVRYRDRITLTRGNHESRQITQVYGFYDECLRKYGNANVWKYFTDLFDYLPLTALIESQIFCLHGGLSPSLDTLDNIRALDRIQEVPHEGPMCDLLWSDPDDRCGWGISPRGAGYTFGQDIAAQFNHTNGLSLISRAHQLVMEGYNWCQEKNVVTVFSAPNYCYRCGNMAAILEIGENMDQNFLQFDPAPRQIEPDTTRKTPDYFL, encoded by the exons ATGCCGTCTCACGCGGATCTGGACCGTCAAATCGAGCACCTGATGGAGTGCAAGCCTCTGCCGGAGCAAGAGGTGAAGGCGCTGTGCGATCAGGCGAGGGCGATTCTTGTTGAGGAGTGGAACGTGCAACCGGTCAAGTGCCCCGTCACGGTTTGCGGCGATATTCACGGCCAGTTCTACGATCTCATCGAGTTGTTTCGGATAGGAGGGAGCGCCCCTGATACCAATTACCTATTTATGGGTGATTATGTAG ATCGTGGGTACTATTCAGTGGAGACTGtttcacttctggtggccttGAAAGTCCGTTACAGAGATAGAATTACATTAACCAGGGGAAATCATGAAAGCCGTCAAATTACTCAAGT GTACGGCTTCTATGATGAGTGCTTGAGAAAATACGGAAATGCGAATGTCTGGAAATACTTTACTGACTTGTTTGATTATTTACCTCTGACTGCCCTTATTGAGAGTCAG ATTTTCTGCTTGCATGGAGGTCTCTCACCTTCGTTGGATACACTGGATAACATCAGAGCATTGGATCGTATACAGGAG GTTCCGCATGAAGGACCGATGTGTGATCTCTTGTGGTCTGATCCTGATGATCGGTGTGGGTGGGGAATATCTCCACGTGGTGCTGGATACACATTTGGACAGGATATAGCTGCTCAGTTCAATCATACCAATGGTCTCTCTCTGATATCTAGAGCTCACCAGCTTGTTATGGAAGGATACAATTGGTGCCAG GAGAAGAATGTGGTGACTGTATTTAGTGCTCCAAATTACTGTTACCGATGTGGGAATATGGCTGCCATACTGGAAATTGGAGAGAATATGGATCAGAATTTTCTTCAGTTTGATCCTGCTCCCAGGCAAATTGAGCCTGACACTACGCGCAAGACCCCAGATTATTTTTTGTAA